One stretch of Acidimicrobiales bacterium DNA includes these proteins:
- a CDS encoding NAD(P)(+) transhydrogenase (Re/Si-specific) subunit beta, with amino-acid sequence MTLASAFFDEPGYVSLLYLVAFALLIFGLMGLRAPRSAVLGNRVAALGMAIALVATLLVPHLGSWWLIALGIVLGALVGAPAARLVKMTAMPQMVALFNGVGGGAVALISLVEFRKSGGYAGDPLYVACFSLLAALIGSISFWGSNIAFGKLQGLLPGRPITLGRPQEALNALLFLAALGCGISVLAGQRDVWLMLGLLIAAALLGNAIVLPIGGADMPVVISLLNAFTGLSTAATGVALNSTALIVAGMIVGASGSILTNEMAVAMNRSIRAIVAGGFGGVALEAASGEAGERVARATSVDDVAVQLAYANRVVVVPGYGMAVAQAQHAVVELARLLEDRGVEVEYAIHPVAGRMPGHMNVLLAEAGAPYEQLIELDEANERFPRTDVTLVIGANDVVNPDAKNKPDSPIYGMPILDASASRSVVVLKRSMATGYAGVENPLFYEPQTAMLFGDAKQSVTELTAAVKEL; translated from the coding sequence GTGACGCTCGCGTCGGCGTTCTTCGACGAGCCGGGCTACGTCTCGCTCCTCTACCTCGTCGCCTTCGCCCTGCTCATCTTCGGACTGATGGGGCTGCGCGCCCCACGCTCGGCCGTGCTCGGCAACCGGGTCGCGGCCCTCGGCATGGCGATCGCGCTCGTCGCCACCTTGCTCGTGCCGCACCTCGGCTCGTGGTGGTTGATCGCCCTCGGCATCGTCCTCGGCGCCCTCGTCGGCGCCCCGGCGGCCCGCCTCGTGAAGATGACGGCAATGCCCCAGATGGTGGCGCTGTTCAACGGGGTCGGCGGCGGGGCGGTCGCCCTCATCTCGCTCGTCGAGTTCCGGAAGTCCGGCGGCTACGCCGGCGACCCGCTCTACGTCGCCTGCTTCAGCCTGCTCGCCGCGCTCATCGGGTCGATCTCCTTCTGGGGCTCGAACATCGCGTTCGGCAAGCTCCAGGGGCTCCTGCCGGGACGGCCCATCACCCTCGGCCGGCCGCAGGAGGCGCTGAACGCCCTGCTGTTCCTCGCTGCCCTCGGGTGCGGCATCAGCGTGCTCGCCGGTCAGCGCGACGTCTGGCTCATGCTCGGGCTCCTCATCGCGGCGGCGCTCCTCGGCAACGCGATCGTGCTGCCGATCGGCGGCGCCGACATGCCGGTCGTCATCTCCCTGCTGAACGCCTTCACGGGACTGTCGACCGCAGCGACGGGCGTCGCGCTGAACAGCACCGCGCTCATCGTCGCCGGCATGATCGTCGGCGCGTCGGGCTCGATCCTCACGAACGAGATGGCCGTGGCGATGAACCGCTCCATTCGCGCCATCGTCGCCGGCGGCTTCGGCGGCGTGGCGCTCGAGGCGGCCTCCGGCGAGGCCGGCGAGCGGGTCGCGCGCGCCACCTCCGTCGACGACGTCGCCGTCCAGCTCGCCTACGCCAACCGGGTCGTCGTCGTCCCCGGCTACGGCATGGCCGTCGCCCAGGCACAGCACGCAGTGGTCGAGCTGGCCCGCCTGCTCGAGGACCGTGGCGTCGAGGTCGAGTACGCGATCCACCCGGTCGCCGGGCGCATGCCCGGGCACATGAACGTGCTCCTGGCCGAAGCCGGCGCCCCCTACGAGCAGCTCATCGAGCTCGACGAGGCGAACGAGCGCTTCCCGCGCACCGACGTCACCCTCGTCATCGGGGCGAACGACGTCGTCAACCCGGATGCGAAGAACAAGCCGGACAGCCCGATCTACGGCATGCCCATCCTCGACGCCAGCGCGAGCCGGTCGGTCGTCGTCCTGAAGCGGTCGATGGCCACCGGCTACGCGGGCGTCGAGAACCCGCTCTTCTACGAGCCGCAGACGGCGATGCTCTTCGGCGACGCGAAGCAGTCCGTCACCGAGCTCACCGCCGCCGTGAAGGAGCTGTAG
- a CDS encoding glycerate kinase, with amino-acid sequence MARQPSAPTVGALVAPDSFKGTFSAIEVAEALARGVETATGEPADRCPLADGGEGTGDVLAYRLGGRREPAAAHDPLGRRRPSWFTLLPDGTAVVEVAAASGLALVAPSERDPLAATSRGTGELVAAAASAGAGTILVACGGSATVDGGAGALEGIEERGGIGRARLVCLCDVRTPWERAAEVFGPQKGASPAAVALLSRRLDELAARLPRDPRGRAMTGAAGGISGALWAAYGAALVPGARYVIEALDVPMRLRRARFAIVGEGRLDATTLEGKLVEALARRAAVAGVPVFAAVGANALDPDALVRLGLRSVVEATTLEALERAGAELARLGLEAPRRPTAPSRRR; translated from the coding sequence GTGGCCCGCCAGCCGAGCGCGCCGACGGTCGGCGCCCTCGTGGCACCGGACAGCTTCAAGGGGACCTTCAGCGCGATCGAGGTCGCCGAGGCGCTCGCCCGGGGCGTCGAGACGGCCACCGGCGAACCGGCAGACCGCTGCCCGCTCGCGGACGGCGGCGAGGGGACCGGCGACGTCCTCGCCTACCGCCTCGGCGGGCGGCGCGAGCCGGCGGCGGCCCACGATCCGCTCGGTCGCCGCCGACCCAGCTGGTTCACCCTCCTGCCGGACGGCACGGCCGTCGTCGAGGTCGCTGCCGCGAGCGGCCTCGCGCTCGTGGCGCCGAGCGAGCGCGACCCGCTCGCGGCGACGAGCCGCGGCACCGGCGAGCTGGTCGCCGCGGCGGCCAGCGCCGGGGCGGGCACGATCCTCGTGGCGTGCGGCGGCTCGGCGACCGTCGACGGCGGCGCCGGAGCGCTCGAGGGGATCGAGGAGCGCGGCGGGATCGGCCGGGCCCGCCTCGTGTGCCTGTGCGACGTGCGCACGCCGTGGGAGCGCGCGGCCGAGGTGTTCGGCCCGCAGAAGGGCGCCAGCCCCGCCGCGGTCGCCCTCCTCTCCCGCCGCCTCGACGAGCTCGCGGCCCGCCTCCCGCGCGACCCGCGCGGGCGGGCCATGACCGGGGCAGCCGGCGGGATCTCCGGAGCGCTCTGGGCCGCCTACGGCGCGGCCCTCGTGCCGGGCGCCCGCTACGTCATCGAGGCGCTGGACGTGCCGATGCGGCTGCGCCGGGCACGCTTCGCCATCGTCGGCGAGGGCCGCCTCGACGCCACGACGCTCGAGGGCAAGCTGGTCGAGGCGCTCGCCCGGCGGGCGGCCGTCGCCGGCGTCCCCGTCTTCGCCGCCGTCGGCGCGAACGCCCTCGACCCCGACGCCCTCGTCCGGCTCGGGCTGCGCTCGGTCGTCGAGGCGACGACGCTCGAGGCGCTGGAGCGCGCCGGCGCCGAGCTCGCCCGCCTCGGCCTCGAGGCGCCTCGGCGCCCTACAGCTCCTTCACGGCGGCGGTGA
- a CDS encoding HAD family hydrolase — protein sequence MSRRSRCTAAHQQIRLALFDVGGPIYDDEYFFQAVHRAACEISGQDIPEEALREVYDEVRQRQAGGLRSAIAERFAPGRRADLVALSERYWTYPADALFDDVIPTVKLLSSNYELGLAANQPASTLDALRRDGLLEYFRVQALSCQVGIEKPDAGLFRYALEQAGVEAQEAVHIGNRLDNDIRPAAALGLRTVWVLRGEAPPAPTPQQLAEPDATVTSLTELPAVLERLPRGWREEVALQSPER from the coding sequence GTGAGTAGGCGGTCCCGGTGCACGGCAGCGCACCAGCAGATTCGGCTCGCGCTCTTCGACGTCGGTGGCCCCATCTACGACGACGAGTACTTCTTCCAGGCCGTGCACCGCGCCGCCTGCGAGATCAGCGGTCAGGACATCCCGGAGGAAGCACTGCGTGAGGTCTACGACGAGGTCCGCCAGCGCCAGGCTGGCGGACTGCGCTCCGCGATCGCCGAGCGCTTCGCCCCCGGGCGCCGAGCCGACCTCGTAGCGCTGTCGGAACGCTACTGGACCTACCCGGCAGACGCCCTCTTCGACGACGTGATCCCGACGGTGAAGCTCCTCAGCTCGAACTACGAGCTCGGGCTGGCGGCCAATCAGCCGGCGTCGACCCTCGATGCCCTCCGTCGCGACGGTCTCCTCGAGTACTTCCGCGTTCAGGCCCTCTCGTGCCAGGTCGGGATCGAGAAGCCCGACGCGGGGCTCTTCCGCTATGCCCTCGAGCAGGCAGGGGTCGAGGCACAAGAGGCGGTGCACATTGGGAACCGCCTCGACAATGACATCCGCCCCGCGGCCGCGCTCGGTCTCCGGACCGTCTGGGTGCTGCGCGGCGAAGCCCCGCCAGCGCCGACGCCGCAGCAGCTCGCCGAGCCGGACGCCACCGTCACTTCGCTCACCGAGTTGCCGGCGGTGCTTGAGCGCCTGCCACGTGGGTGGCGGGAGGAAGTGGCCTTGCAGTCGCCGGAGCGCTGA
- a CDS encoding NAD(P) transhydrogenase subunit alpha has translation MFLTNLAILVLAGFVGYLVISKVPRSLHTPLMSGTNAIHGIVMMGAILVLGLGAAGVLNKVLLVVALAFGTINVVGGFLVTDRMLEMFKSRSARRSEEEGDR, from the coding sequence ATGTTCCTCACGAACCTCGCCATCCTCGTGCTCGCCGGCTTCGTCGGCTACCTCGTCATCTCCAAGGTGCCGCGCTCGCTGCACACCCCGCTCATGTCGGGCACGAACGCCATCCACGGGATCGTCATGATGGGAGCGATCCTCGTGCTCGGTCTCGGGGCCGCGGGCGTGCTCAACAAGGTGCTCCTCGTCGTCGCCCTGGCCTTCGGCACGATCAACGTCGTCGGCGGCTTCCTTGTCACCGACCGCATGCTCGAGATGTTCAAGTCCCGCTCGGCGCGCCGGTCCGAGGAGGAGGGCGATCGGTGA
- a CDS encoding Re/Si-specific NAD(P)(+) transhydrogenase subunit alpha — translation MRIGVPRERGAGERRVALVPDSVRRLVGRGNEVVVESGAGLGASFPDDAYVGAGASVVSGAEAWAADLVAVVGPPTLEEVRSLRRGAALVGFLAPLTSPELLAAIEAAGAVAFAMEAIPRTSRAQSMDALSSQASVAGYRAALIGAELLPRFFPMLVTAAGTVPPARVLVLGAGVAGLQALATARRLGAQTTGYDVRPEVAEQVRSLGAGWLDLGIEAAGEGGYARQLTEEERAAQQQALGEAIKRFDVVITTALVPGRPAPKLVTADACRGMRPGSVVVDLAGETGGNCELSVPGETVVRDGVTIAAPLNLPASLPEHASQLYARNVVALLELLVGEGGAFAPDFSDDIVAKACVAGGPGRREDS, via the coding sequence ATGCGGATCGGAGTTCCCCGGGAGCGGGGCGCGGGCGAGCGGCGGGTCGCGCTCGTGCCCGACTCCGTACGCCGCCTCGTCGGCCGGGGCAACGAGGTGGTCGTCGAGTCTGGCGCCGGGCTCGGCGCCTCCTTTCCCGACGACGCCTACGTGGGGGCGGGAGCCTCCGTCGTCTCCGGTGCCGAGGCGTGGGCGGCGGACCTCGTCGCGGTCGTCGGGCCGCCGACGCTCGAGGAGGTCCGGTCGCTCCGGCGCGGCGCGGCCCTCGTCGGCTTCCTCGCGCCGCTCACCTCGCCCGAGCTCCTCGCAGCCATCGAGGCCGCGGGCGCCGTCGCCTTCGCGATGGAGGCGATCCCGCGCACGAGCAGGGCCCAGTCGATGGACGCGCTCAGCTCCCAGGCGAGCGTCGCCGGCTACCGCGCCGCGCTCATCGGTGCCGAGCTGCTGCCGCGCTTCTTCCCGATGCTCGTCACCGCCGCGGGGACCGTCCCGCCGGCGAGGGTGCTCGTGCTCGGGGCGGGCGTCGCCGGGCTGCAGGCGCTCGCGACGGCGCGCCGGCTCGGCGCCCAGACCACCGGCTACGACGTGCGTCCGGAGGTGGCAGAGCAGGTCCGCTCGCTCGGGGCGGGGTGGCTCGACCTCGGCATCGAGGCCGCCGGCGAGGGCGGCTACGCCCGCCAGCTCACCGAGGAGGAGCGCGCCGCGCAGCAGCAGGCGCTCGGCGAGGCGATCAAGCGCTTCGACGTCGTCATCACGACGGCGCTCGTACCGGGCCGGCCCGCGCCGAAGCTCGTCACGGCGGATGCCTGCAGGGGGATGCGGCCGGGCTCGGTCGTCGTGGACCTCGCCGGCGAGACCGGCGGCAACTGCGAGCTCAGCGTGCCCGGCGAGACCGTCGTGCGCGACGGCGTGACGATCGCCGCCCCGCTCAACCTCCCGGCCAGCCTCCCCGAGCACGCCTCGCAGCTGTACGCGCGCAACGTCGTCGCGCTGCTCGAGCTGCTCGTCGGCGAGGGCGGCGCCTTCGCCCCGGACTTCTCGGACGACATCGTCGCGAAGGCCTGCGTGGCGGGTGGGCCCGGCCGGAGGGAGGACTCCTGA
- a CDS encoding ABC transporter ATP-binding protein, protein MAPEAIASDNVLEAHNVHVVVRDRSQRSFLRPREVEILAGVSLNLGRGETLGLLGESGCGKTTLARSLCGLMPIQSGSITFTSSLGRGSQRPPVLAVQMVFQDPFGSLNPRRRIREIIAEGWEINPRLVPRHSWEDRLHSLMRDVGLPAEHLHRFPAALSGGERQRVAIARALAVDPEVVICDEAVSALDASVKAQIIELLAEVQARTGVAYIFISHDTSSVRRLSDRVAVMYLGKIVESGPSSSVFSSPAHPYTMALLAAIPRLRPWRSRAEQRRLVAGEVPSFANPPSGCRYRTRCWMAKEICAQFEPPEVEVGDGHVAACHFATAQQPVPANGDTVAL, encoded by the coding sequence ATGGCGCCTGAGGCGATCGCGAGCGACAACGTGCTTGAGGCGCACAACGTCCATGTGGTCGTGCGCGACCGGAGTCAGCGGTCCTTCCTGCGTCCGCGCGAGGTCGAGATCCTTGCCGGCGTGTCGCTCAACCTTGGCCGCGGCGAGACGCTTGGCCTCCTCGGCGAGTCCGGGTGCGGCAAGACCACGCTTGCGCGATCGCTCTGCGGCCTCATGCCAATCCAATCCGGCAGCATCACCTTCACGAGCAGCCTCGGCCGTGGCTCACAGCGTCCACCGGTCCTCGCGGTGCAGATGGTGTTCCAGGACCCCTTCGGCTCGCTCAATCCGCGTCGCAGAATCCGGGAGATCATCGCCGAAGGCTGGGAGATCAACCCGCGACTCGTTCCGAGGCATTCCTGGGAGGACAGGCTCCATTCACTCATGCGCGACGTCGGCCTCCCGGCTGAGCACCTCCACCGGTTCCCCGCAGCGCTGTCCGGAGGCGAGAGGCAGCGAGTCGCGATCGCTCGTGCGCTCGCCGTCGACCCGGAGGTCGTGATCTGCGACGAGGCCGTCTCAGCGCTCGACGCGTCGGTCAAAGCGCAGATCATCGAGCTGCTCGCGGAGGTCCAGGCGCGGACCGGTGTCGCTTACATCTTCATCTCGCACGACACGTCCTCGGTGCGACGGCTCTCAGACCGCGTCGCCGTCATGTACCTCGGGAAGATCGTCGAGTCTGGCCCGTCGAGCAGCGTATTCTCGTCGCCCGCTCACCCCTACACGATGGCACTGCTCGCTGCGATTCCGCGGCTTCGCCCGTGGCGCTCGCGGGCGGAGCAGCGTCGCCTCGTCGCCGGCGAGGTCCCCTCCTTCGCCAACCCGCCATCCGGCTGCCGCTACCGCACTCGCTGCTGGATGGCAAAGGAGATCTGCGCGCAGTTCGAGCCACCGGAAGTCGAGGTAGGAGATGGTCACGTCGCCGCCTGCCACTTCGCGACCGCCCAGCAGCCCGTTCCGGCGAACGGGGACACGGTGGCCCTGTGA
- a CDS encoding ABC transporter permease: MIAYVLRRIVFSVIVILVAVSTIFIVVRSLPGNPAQLLLGPDATPAAIARLARQMGLDRGIFVQYGYFLRDVLHLDFGNSSQFGQPALSIVMARVPASLELAGVSMTMVLIVAFVLGPLLAWRPDSRLDQLVSGALMFIQGLPGFWVGVILLLVLVDNLRLLPPGGRSNWESFIMPAITLGFPFACVLARLTRDGFVDVLQSGYVRTARAKGLSEWRVLRKHCLRNMLIPIVTVGGVQLGMLFSGAAIVETIFNWPGIGQSLLNGILNDDYAIVEADIFVFAVGFVAVNFIVDVLYAYIDPRIRLGRS; encoded by the coding sequence GTGATCGCCTACGTCCTCCGACGCATCGTCTTCAGCGTGATCGTCATTCTCGTCGCCGTCTCGACGATCTTCATTGTCGTCCGGTCGCTGCCCGGGAACCCAGCGCAGCTGCTACTCGGGCCCGACGCGACGCCTGCCGCGATCGCCAGGCTCGCGAGGCAGATGGGGCTCGACCGAGGGATCTTCGTCCAGTACGGCTACTTCCTGCGCGACGTCCTCCACCTCGACTTCGGGAACTCCAGTCAGTTCGGTCAGCCGGCGCTATCCATCGTCATGGCGCGCGTGCCAGCGAGCCTGGAGCTGGCCGGCGTCTCAATGACGATGGTCCTCATCGTCGCCTTCGTTCTGGGCCCACTCCTCGCATGGCGCCCTGACTCAAGGCTTGATCAGCTGGTGAGTGGTGCGCTCATGTTCATCCAGGGCCTGCCGGGTTTCTGGGTCGGGGTCATCCTCCTGCTCGTCCTGGTCGACAACCTCCGGCTCCTTCCACCTGGCGGCAGGTCGAACTGGGAGAGCTTCATCATGCCGGCGATAACGTTGGGATTCCCGTTTGCCTGCGTCCTTGCGCGTCTCACGCGAGATGGCTTCGTCGACGTGCTCCAGAGCGGCTACGTGCGCACAGCACGCGCGAAGGGCTTGTCGGAATGGCGGGTCCTCCGAAAGCACTGCCTGCGCAACATGCTCATCCCGATCGTGACGGTGGGAGGCGTTCAGCTCGGCATGCTCTTCTCGGGAGCGGCGATCGTCGAGACGATCTTCAACTGGCCGGGCATCGGCCAGTCACTCCTCAACGGGATCCTCAACGACGACTATGCGATTGTCGAGGCGGACATCTTCGTCTTCGCGGTCGGCTTCGTCGCCGTGAACTTCATCGTCGACGTACTGTACGCCTACATCGACCCCCGGATACGGCTCGGGAGGAGCTGA
- a CDS encoding DeoR/GlpR family DNA-binding transcription regulator, translated as MQTSAVDGRDGGRRSRGSRRRQEAIRERVLAEGFVRLEELAREFNISTMTVHRDLDELQRQGWLRKIRGGATSRPSALYHGDVRYRLQAETEAKQELARSALPLVGDAQVLMLDDSTTVLHLARLLPSVGPLTVVTNFLAIINALAGEAGIDLMAIGGVYYPAYDAFLGIQAVEAIRPLRADIAFLSTTAIVDGACYHQSHETVQVKRALMAAAKVKVLLVDHTKFGRRALHRLESLASFDHVIVDSRTASSDVEALSRLGVRVVVAKPEEHARAER; from the coding sequence ATGCAGACGTCGGCAGTCGACGGCAGGGACGGTGGCCGGCGTTCCAGGGGGTCGCGGCGCAGGCAGGAAGCGATCCGCGAGCGCGTCCTCGCCGAAGGGTTCGTGCGCCTAGAGGAGCTCGCGCGCGAGTTCAACATCTCGACGATGACCGTGCACCGCGACCTCGACGAGCTGCAGCGGCAGGGTTGGCTCAGGAAGATCCGCGGTGGGGCGACGAGCCGGCCCTCGGCCCTCTACCACGGCGATGTCCGCTACCGGCTTCAGGCGGAGACCGAGGCGAAGCAGGAGCTCGCCCGATCGGCGCTGCCCCTCGTCGGCGATGCGCAGGTGCTCATGCTGGACGACAGTACGACGGTCCTCCACCTGGCGCGCCTGCTGCCGTCGGTCGGCCCCCTCACGGTCGTCACGAACTTCCTCGCGATCATCAACGCGCTCGCCGGCGAGGCAGGAATCGACCTCATGGCGATTGGTGGTGTGTACTACCCGGCCTACGATGCCTTCTTGGGAATCCAGGCGGTCGAGGCCATTCGGCCACTGCGAGCGGACATCGCCTTCCTCTCGACGACGGCGATCGTCGATGGGGCCTGCTACCACCAGTCGCACGAGACGGTGCAGGTGAAGCGGGCGCTCATGGCTGCCGCGAAGGTGAAGGTCCTGCTTGTCGACCACACGAAGTTCGGGCGGCGGGCGCTCCACCGGCTCGAGAGCCTCGCCAGCTTCGACCACGTCATCGTGGATTCCCGCACCGCCTCGTCCGACGTCGAGGCGCTGTCGAGGCTCGGGGTGCGCGTCGTCGTCGCGAAGCCGGAGGAGCACGCTCGCGCCGAGCGCTGA
- a CDS encoding response regulator transcription factor yields MAAVPTATVRAPRARFSASSWRLPPASPGILVAVVASDPLLRSGLAERLDAEPELRVAGVAGAAGAIDRLVEAHEAAVVVLEVGRAAGAAREVLELRARRPLARVVVLLGPGEVDLDAVVRAGASGLVLHSASVGELVTALRWAARGEMWVSPPLLARLVRAARHEDGGGRPPGRLAQLTRREFEMLRLLSHGCDNREVARRLFLSLNTVRTHARNIQRKLGVHSNLAAVAVAFAEGLRPVEAANGDLVLRRTT; encoded by the coding sequence ATGGCCGCTGTCCCGACCGCCACCGTCCGAGCCCCCCGAGCCCGCTTCTCCGCCAGCTCCTGGCGCCTGCCGCCCGCCAGCCCCGGGATCCTCGTCGCCGTCGTGGCGAGCGATCCCCTCCTGCGCAGCGGGCTCGCCGAGCGCCTCGACGCCGAGCCGGAGCTGCGCGTCGCGGGCGTCGCAGGCGCAGCCGGGGCCATCGACCGCCTCGTCGAGGCGCACGAGGCCGCCGTCGTCGTCCTCGAGGTCGGCCGGGCCGCCGGGGCGGCACGCGAGGTGCTCGAGCTGCGGGCGCGCCGGCCCCTGGCGCGCGTCGTCGTGCTCCTCGGGCCGGGAGAGGTCGACCTCGACGCCGTCGTGCGCGCCGGCGCCTCCGGCCTCGTGCTGCACAGCGCCTCCGTCGGCGAGCTCGTCACCGCGCTGCGCTGGGCGGCACGCGGCGAGATGTGGGTCTCGCCGCCGCTCCTCGCCCGTCTCGTGCGCGCCGCGCGACACGAGGACGGCGGAGGGCGGCCCCCGGGGAGGCTCGCCCAGCTCACTCGGCGCGAGTTCGAGATGCTCCGGCTGCTCTCGCACGGCTGCGACAACCGGGAGGTCGCTCGCCGCCTCTTCCTGTCTCTCAACACGGTGCGCACCCACGCCCGCAACATCCAGCGCAAGCTCGGGGTGCACTCCAACCTGGCCGCCGTCGCCGTCGCCTTCGCCGAGGGCCTGCGCCCGGTCGAGGCGGCCAACGGCGACCTCGTGCTGCGTCGCACGACCTGA
- a CDS encoding ABC transporter substrate-binding protein, with the protein MLAALIGAGLAGLTSGAAGASTVKKSGGGKLTVALSEPPISLNAFGPNDADPDTFEINKQVFNALVDPGKKPGTYVPDLATRWVRQGPNTWRFTLNTKIRFANGKHVSAQDVVADLDTLTKSGTALSALWTSFASASAAGPRVVVIRTTQPMGTMLDALSLLPIVPAADVKNTSYWNKPFGTGPFEVTNFVPDQSVTLKPNPRYAGRRPAITSLDFVSITNPADLTSYVKSGQVDVVLQAPPSQASQLSGHGIKVAIVPSYSYDFVWFNCSKPPFSNQLVRQAMLYALPLRQIIRSIWGKYGTIGTAPIPSTIFGYSRQTPYPYDPAKAKQLLARAGYPNGFSTSLMWESGMAPNLDTMAAAFTSAWSQIGVHVQLQPLPPATWLSNLDSLNFSMDLQSNTDVTGDADYTLGRLYTATADRFGFKNAYLTSLLEDARSSVNPALRKKLYARAISFIWKEALGVFPVQTNSIFVWRDTVRGVTFPPSGIVSFASASVQK; encoded by the coding sequence ATGCTCGCCGCGCTCATTGGTGCAGGCCTCGCGGGGCTCACCTCGGGCGCGGCCGGAGCGAGCACGGTGAAGAAGTCGGGTGGCGGGAAGCTGACCGTTGCCCTGAGCGAGCCACCGATCTCGCTCAACGCGTTCGGTCCGAACGACGCTGATCCCGACACGTTCGAGATCAACAAGCAGGTCTTCAATGCGCTCGTCGATCCCGGGAAGAAGCCAGGGACCTACGTCCCCGACCTCGCGACGCGGTGGGTACGCCAGGGACCGAACACGTGGCGCTTCACGCTCAACACGAAGATCCGTTTCGCGAACGGCAAGCACGTGAGCGCGCAGGACGTCGTCGCGGACCTGGACACCCTAACCAAGAGCGGAACGGCACTCTCGGCGCTGTGGACATCCTTTGCCTCCGCATCCGCCGCTGGACCACGGGTCGTCGTCATCCGGACGACCCAACCGATGGGCACAATGCTCGACGCGCTGTCCCTGCTGCCCATCGTTCCTGCGGCAGACGTCAAGAACACGAGCTACTGGAACAAGCCGTTCGGAACGGGGCCATTCGAGGTGACGAACTTCGTTCCCGACCAGTCGGTGACCCTCAAGCCGAATCCCCGCTACGCAGGGCGACGTCCGGCAATCACCAGCCTCGACTTCGTCTCGATCACGAATCCCGCTGACCTCACGAGCTACGTGAAGTCCGGGCAGGTGGACGTCGTCCTCCAGGCGCCTCCGAGCCAGGCGTCCCAGCTCTCGGGCCACGGCATCAAAGTGGCGATCGTCCCCTCGTACTCCTACGACTTCGTGTGGTTCAACTGCAGCAAACCGCCGTTCAGCAACCAGCTCGTCCGCCAGGCGATGCTCTACGCGCTGCCGCTGCGGCAGATCATCAGGTCTATCTGGGGAAAGTACGGGACGATCGGCACCGCACCGATTCCGTCAACGATCTTCGGCTACTCGAGGCAGACGCCGTATCCCTACGATCCAGCCAAGGCCAAGCAGCTGCTCGCGCGGGCTGGCTACCCAAACGGCTTCTCGACTTCGCTTATGTGGGAATCGGGGATGGCACCAAACCTCGACACCATGGCCGCGGCCTTCACCTCCGCGTGGTCGCAGATCGGCGTGCACGTCCAGCTCCAGCCGCTTCCCCCCGCGACGTGGCTGTCCAACCTGGATAGCCTCAATTTCTCGATGGACCTGCAGTCGAACACGGACGTCACGGGCGACGCGGACTACACGCTCGGGCGCCTCTACACCGCGACCGCTGATCGGTTCGGGTTCAAGAACGCCTACCTCACCTCGCTGCTTGAGGATGCTCGCAGCTCCGTAAACCCAGCGCTGCGGAAGAAGCTGTACGCGCGAGCGATCTCCTTCATCTGGAAAGAAGCGCTCGGCGTCTTCCCAGTGCAGACGAACAGCATCTTCGTCTGGCGTGACACCGTGCGCGGCGTGACGTTCCCGCCGAGCGGCATCGTGTCGTTCGCGAGCGCCAGCGTACAGAAGTAG
- a CDS encoding ABC transporter ATP-binding protein, giving the protein MSQQPGMLVLDDVSFTIGRGESVALVGESGSGKSTVALAVLDLLPAPLALSSGTITFAGAPIVRPGHAIPQGVRGKRIGIVFQDPLDALNPTMRVGEQVAETLTEGAGMSSRQARARTVELLAEVGIPQPRDKLRVYPHELSGGQRQRVMIAIALALEPDLLIADEPTTALDVTIQRQVIDLLLRLREARQMAMLFISHDLPLVAEVASRVVVLYGGRVMESGSVRDVYEHPASPYTTGLIAASTSFDEAHLVVGRPIRGSAPSPAEVIPGCRFHPRCERAEEVCVLERPMPRLLPASRFGERHEAACHFAGMPDRKEAHGA; this is encoded by the coding sequence GTGTCACAGCAGCCTGGCATGCTCGTCCTCGACGACGTCTCGTTCACGATCGGGCGCGGCGAGTCCGTCGCGCTCGTCGGAGAGTCCGGTTCTGGCAAGAGCACCGTGGCGCTCGCCGTACTCGATCTCCTCCCGGCACCACTCGCGCTCAGCTCTGGCACGATCACGTTCGCGGGCGCGCCCATCGTTCGCCCCGGCCACGCGATCCCCCAAGGGGTACGGGGGAAGCGAATCGGGATCGTCTTCCAGGATCCGCTCGACGCGCTCAACCCCACCATGCGCGTCGGCGAGCAAGTGGCCGAGACGCTCACCGAAGGTGCCGGCATGTCGAGCAGGCAGGCTCGTGCGCGCACCGTTGAACTCCTGGCCGAGGTCGGCATTCCTCAGCCGCGCGACAAGCTCCGGGTGTACCCCCACGAGCTCTCGGGGGGCCAGCGCCAGCGCGTCATGATCGCGATCGCGCTCGCCCTCGAGCCAGATCTCCTCATCGCCGACGAGCCGACGACGGCGCTCGACGTCACGATCCAGCGCCAGGTCATCGATCTCCTCCTACGACTACGGGAGGCGCGGCAGATGGCGATGCTGTTCATCTCCCACGACCTACCTCTCGTGGCCGAGGTGGCGAGCCGAGTCGTGGTCCTGTACGGGGGCCGAGTCATGGAGTCCGGATCGGTCCGCGACGTCTACGAGCACCCTGCAAGCCCGTACACGACCGGGCTCATCGCCGCGTCCACCAGTTTCGACGAGGCGCACCTCGTCGTCGGACGGCCGATTCGCGGATCGGCGCCCAGCCCAGCCGAGGTGATACCGGGGTGTCGCTTCCACCCGCGCTGCGAGCGCGCCGAGGAGGTCTGCGTGCTCGAGCGACCCATGCCGCGGCTGCTCCCTGCGTCACGGTTCGGCGAGCGGCACGAAGCGGCTTGCCACTTCGCCGGGATGCCGGACCGCAAGGAGGCGCATGGCGCCTGA